One window from the genome of Lutra lutra chromosome X, mLutLut1.2, whole genome shotgun sequence encodes:
- the CHST7 gene encoding carbohydrate sulfotransferase 7: protein MKGRRRRRREYCKFALLLVLYTLVLLLIPSVLDGGRDGDKGAGHCPGVQRSLGVWSLEAAAAGEREQGGEARPAEEGGDAGRSPGVPGNLSGAVGEAVSREKQHIYVHATWRTGSSFLGELFNQHPDVFYLYEPMWHLWQALYPGDAESLQGALRDMLRSLFRCDFSVLRLYAPPGDPAAPAPGAANLTTAALFRWRTNKVICSPPLCPGAPRARAEVGLVEDAACERSCPPVALRALEAECRKYPVVVIKDVRLLDLGVLVPLLRDPGLNLKVVQLFRDPRAVHNSRLKSRQGLLRESIQVLRTRQRGDRFHRVLLAHGVGARPGGQSRALPAAPRADFFLTGALEVICEAWLRDLLFARGAPAWLRRRYLRLRYEDLVRQPRTQLRRLLRFSGLRALAALDAFALNMTRGAAYGADRPFHLSARDAREAVHAWRERLSREQVRQVEAACAPAMRLLAYPRSGEEGDLEPPVDEEGPPDTEADGAT from the coding sequence ATGAagggccggcggcggcggcgccgggaGTACTGCAAGTTCGCGCTGCTGTTGGTGCTGTACACGCTGGTGCTGCTGCTCATCCCCTCCGTGCTGGACGGCGGCCGCGACGGTGACAAGGGCGCTGGGCACTGCCCAGGCGTGCAGCGCAGCCTGGGAGTCTGGAGCttggaggcggcggcggcgggcgagCGCGAGCAGGGCGGGGAGGCGCGGCCGGCTGAGGAGGGCGGCGACGCGGGTCGGTCCCCCGGGGTCCCGGGCAACCTCAGCGGCGCCGTCGGGGAGGCGGTGTCGCGCGAGAAGCAGCACATCTACGTGCATGCCACTTGGCGCACCGGCTCGTCGTTCCTGGGCGAGCTCTTTAACCAGCACCCGGACGTTTTCTACTTGTATGAGCCCATGTGGCATCTGTGGCAGGCGCTGTATCCGGGCGACGCCGAAAGCCTGCAGGGCGCGCTGCGCGACATGCTGCGCTCGCTCTTCCGCTGCGACTTCTCGGTGCTGCGGCTGTACGCGCCACCGGGGGACCCGGCCGCGCCCGCCCCGGGCGCGGCCAATCTCACCACGGCCGCGCTCTTTCGCTGGCGGACCAACAAGGTCATCTGCTCGCCGCCGCTGTGCCCCGGCGCCCCCCGTGCCCGCGCTGAGGTCGGCCTCGTCGAGGATGCCGCCTGCGAGCGCAGCTGCCCGCCCGTGGCTCTGCGCGCCCTGGAGGCCGAGTGCCGCAAGTACCCGGTGGTGGTCATCAAGGACGTGCGCCTCCTCGACCTGGGCGTGCTGGTGCCTCTGCTGCGTGACCCCGGCCTCAATCTGAAGGTGGTGCAACTTTTCCGCGACCCGCGGGCCGTGCACAACTCGCGCCTCAAGTCCAGGCAGGGGCTGCTGCGCGAGAGCATCCAGGTGTTGCGTACCCGCCAGCGGGGCGACCGCTTCCACCGCGTGCTACTGGCGCACGGCGTGGGCGCTCGGCCCGGGGGCCAGTCCCGCGCCCTGCCCGCCGCGCCGCGCGCGGACTTCTTCCTGACCGGCGCGCTCGAGGTGATCTGCGAAGCCTGGCTGCGCGACCTGCTGTTCGCGCGCGGCGCGCCCGCCTGGCTGCGGCGCCGCTACCTGAGGCTGCGCTATGAGGACCTGGTGCGGCAACCGCGCACCCAGCTGCGCCGCCTGCTGCGCTTCTCGGGGCTGCGCGCGCTCGCCGCCCTCGACGCCTTTGCGCTCAACATGACGCGGGGCGCGGCCTACGGCGCCGACCGACCTTTCCACCTGTCGGCGAGGGACGCCCGCGAGGCCGTGCACGCCTGGCGCGAGCGCCTGAGCCGAGAGCAGGTTCGCCAGGTGGAGGCGGCCTGCGCTCCAGCCATGCGCCTGCTGGCCTACCCTCGCAGTGGAGAGGAGGGCGACCTGGAGCCGCCCGTGGACGAGGAGGGGCCGCCTGACACCGAGGCCGACGGCGCCACATAG